One segment of Rosa chinensis cultivar Old Blush chromosome 6, RchiOBHm-V2, whole genome shotgun sequence DNA contains the following:
- the LOC112172592 gene encoding transport and Golgi organization 2 homolog: MCIAAFVWQSHPRYPFLLLLNRDEYFNRETAALQWWDDTLGILGGRDAVEGGTWLACSKDGKVAFLTNVRELNRLVQCKSRGELPSRFLSGKKSPMEFAEEVVEEADKYNGFNLILADLRSKTMLYVTNRPKEEKKFITEVSPGIHVLTNDAMLDSPWPKSQRLGNSFKEMLNKYGDDEVSLKEMALRLMTDETRDDKSLLPCIYSPEVEYELSSIYIEYAPALGYYGTRSTEAVSVNTNGEVTFYERFIAGDWHERTETFQIEEGSK, encoded by the exons ATGTGTATAGCAGCGTTCGTGTGGCAGTCTCACCCACGCTAccccttcctcctcctcctcaacagGGACGAATATTTCAACCG GGAAACGGCGGCTTTGCAATGGTGGGACGACACCCTCGGGATATTGGGCGGAAGAGATGCGGTGGAAGGTGGGACATGGCTGGCTTGTTCCAAGGATGGCAAGGTGGCTTTTCTCACTAATGTCAGAGAGCTCAACAGACTTGTGCAATGCAAGAGCAGAGGAGAACTCCCATCTCGTTTCTTGTCG GGCAAAAAGAGTCCGATGGAATTTGCAGAGGAAGTTGTTGAGGAGGCAGATAAGTACAATGGGTTTAACCTGATATTGGCTGATCTTCGTTCTAAGACCATGCTTTATGTAACCAACAGACCAAAGGAGGAAAAAAAGTTTATCACTGAGGTTTCACCGGGGATTCATGTATTGACAAATGATGCAATGCTTGATTCTCCTTGGCCTAAG TCTCAACGACTTGGCAATAGTTTCAAAGAGATGCTCAACAAGTATGGAGATGATGAAGTTTCGTTAAAGGAAATGGCTCTACGACTAATGACAGACGAGACCAGAGACGACAAAAGCCTGCTACCTTGCATTTATTCTCCAGAAGTAGAATACGAACTAAGTTCCATATATATTGAATATGCCCCTGCATTG GGGTATTATGGTACTAGAAGCACTGAAGCAGTGTCTGTCAATACAAATGGGGAAGTCACCTTTTATGAGAGATTTATAGCTGGGGATTGGCATGAAAGGACCGAGACCTTCCAGATTGAAGAGGGGAGTAAATAG
- the LOC112170049 gene encoding metallothionein-like protein 4A encodes MAETVGGVKMSCNDSCGCPVPCPGGVSCRCITRTEATSGDGHMKCSCGEHCGCNPCACAKSVVSTGVGRAYCRCGEGCTCVSCSA; translated from the exons ATGGCAGAAACAGTTGGAGGTGTGAAGATGTCCTGCAACGATAGCTGTGGCTGCCCTGTTCCGTGCCCTGGCGGCGTGTCCTGTAG GTGCATAACCAGGACGGAGGCCACGAGTGGGGACGGCCACATGAAGTGCTCGTGCGGCGAGCACTGTGGCTGCAACCCGTGCGCTTGTGCTAAGAGCGTCGTCTCTACCGGAGTAGGCAGGGCCTACTGCAGGTGCGGCGAGGGTTGTACCTGTGTCTCATGCTCTGCCTAA